DNA sequence from the Gemmatimonadota bacterium genome:
CGCGGGAGGCCTGCCCTATATCCCCCCGCTACGGTTCACGTGGCTGACTCGCTGGTACGATTTCCTGATCCGTTGGACGATACGCGAGTCGACATTCAAGAGGCGGCTCCTGGCGCAAGCCGGCCTGCGCAACGGGGACCGCGTGCTCGACCTGGGGTGCGGCACGGCGACGCTCACGCTGATGGTCGCGCGGGCGTATCCGGGAGCGCTGGTGGCGGGCGTGGACGCTGATCCTGCGGCGCTCGCCCTCGCCAGGAGCAAGGCGGCGCAGGCCGGGCTGGGGCTGCAGCTCACTCAAGCGTTTGCCTCGAGCCTGCCCTACCCCGATGGCAGCTTTGACCGGGTGCTCTCCAGTCTGCTGTTCCACCATCTGACGGCCGAGGAGAAGCGGCGCAGCCTGGAGGAGGTGTGGCGTGTGCTCAAACCCGGGGGCGAAATTCACATCGCAGATTGGGGTCAGGCGCGGAGCAGGATCATGCGTGCGGCGTTCCTGCTCGTCCAGTTGATTGACGGCTTCGAGACGACGGGTGAGAACGTGAAGGGGCGTCTGGCAGGCTACCTGGAGGGGGCAGGCTTCGCCGGGGTCGAGGAGGCGGCCCGGTACGACACAGCTTTCGGCACGATCTCGCTCTATCGCGGCGCGCGGCCGCTGGTAACGCGCGGTTCGATCAGGCGCCCTCGGACTGCTCCCCCCGAAGCGCCTCCACCCCCTCCTGCGCGATGACGGGCACCATCGCGAGCGCAGCCACGGGGTCTGCCCACCACCAGCCCAGGACCGCATTGAGCGCGAGCCCGCCCAGCAGGATGGCCGACAGGTAAGCGCAGATCGAGGTCTGGCGCGAATCGCTCTCCAGCGCGCGACTCTGGATCCTGGCCGCCACGGCCCGCTTCTGCCGCGCCAGCCAGGGCATGACCAGGAGCGAAAGTACAGCGATGCCGATGCCGAGGTAGCTGGCGTCGGGCGGTTTTCGGGAGATCAGGGACTCGGCCGCTTCATAGGCGACGTAGCCGGCCAGAGCCAGAAAGGAAACGCCGACCAGCCTGAGCGCGGTCCTCTCGCGCTCCTGCTGCGCAGCGCCCTCCTGCAGGCGCCACAGCAGCGCGGCGCCCGAGGCGCTCTCTATGGCCGAGTCTACACCGAAGCCAATGAGCGCCGTCGATCCCGCCAGGACCCCGGCAGCCAGGGAGGCGGCAGCCTCCAGTGCGTTCCAGCCGATCGTCAAGTACTCGAGACGCCGGCCCCGCCGGAGCGCGGTCACTTCTTCGACGGCGTGCACCTGCGGCCTCCCAGGGTGGGCTTCAAGAGCGATGTTGGCGCCATCAGGGCCTCGCTCCCAGCCTTCGACCAGCCTCAGAAAATCCCGTTCCGGGGGCGCTCAGGAGGCGAGTCCAGGCGCTGTCCCCGCCGTGAGCCGCGCCAGCAGCGCGCCCAGCGCATAGGCCACGGCGGCGGCGCTGGCGCCCACCAGCAGCATCTCGAGGCCGCTGCGCCACCAGCGGCGGCCGGTGACGTAGGTCCGGGCCGCACCCACGCCGAAGAGCGTGAGCAGCGTGAGCACCGTCGCCACCGCGAAGCGGCCGTCCACGGCGATGGGGGCAATATAGGCCGCGAGCGGCACGGCGCCCGCCAGCAGGAAGGCGCCGAAGGTGGCGGCGCCGTGGCGCAGCGCGTGCGGCTCCTGAACCCCAAGCCCGGCCGCCTCGCGGGCCGCCTCCTGCGAGCGGATGGAGAGGAAGTTGCTGGCGCCCATGGAGAAGCCGTCCGCCACCAGGTTGGCCAGCCCCAGGATCAGGACAATGCGCGCGGAGAGCTCCGCACCCGCGACGCCCGCGACCACGGCGAAGGTGGTGATGATGCCGTCGTTCGCGCCGTAGACCA
Encoded proteins:
- a CDS encoding class I SAM-dependent methyltransferase, whose protein sequence is MPYIPPLRFTWLTRWYDFLIRWTIRESTFKRRLLAQAGLRNGDRVLDLGCGTATLTLMVARAYPGALVAGVDADPAALALARSKAAQAGLGLQLTQAFASSLPYPDGSFDRVLSSLLFHHLTAEEKRRSLEEVWRVLKPGGEIHIADWGQARSRIMRAAFLLVQLIDGFETTGENVKGRLAGYLEGAGFAGVEEAARYDTAFGTISLYRGARPLVTRGSIRRPRTAPPEAPPPPPAR
- a CDS encoding VIT1/CCC1 transporter family protein, producing MFQHYLGDLVYGANDGIITTFAVVAGVAGAELSARIVLILGLANLVADGFSMGASNFLSIRSQEAAREAAGLGVQEPHALRHGAATFGAFLLAGAVPLAAYIAPIAVDGRFAVATVLTLLTLFGVGAARTYVTGRRWWRSGLEMLLVGASAAAVAYALGALLARLTAGTAPGLAS
- a CDS encoding cation transporter, giving the protein MHAVEEVTALRRGRRLEYLTIGWNALEAAASLAAGVLAGSTALIGFGVDSAIESASGAALLWRLQEGAAQQERERTALRLVGVSFLALAGYVAYEAAESLISRKPPDASYLGIGIAVLSLLVMPWLARQKRAVAARIQSRALESDSRQTSICAYLSAILLGGLALNAVLGWWWADPVAALAMVPVIAQEGVEALRGEQSEGA